The nucleotide window GGCGAGGCCGTGCATGGCGTAGAAGGAGGCGGTGGAGCGGGTGTGCCAGAGCCTGCGCCAGGAGTCGGTGTAGTACGTGTTGGAGAAGAGCAGGGCGCGCAGGTCGTGCAGATAGCCGCCGTGGCCGTTGGTGATGTCGCCGAACAGGCCCTCGTGGGCCATCTTCAGCATGGCCATCTCGTTGCGGCCGTAGTTGCAGTTCTCGGCGAGCATCAGGTTCTTGCGGGTGCGCTCCGAGGTGTCGACGAGGTCCCACAGCTCGTCCAGCTCGGTGGCGACGGGGAGTTCGACGATCACGTGCTTGCCGGACAGGAGCGCGGCCTTGCCCTGCTCGTGGTGGAACTCCCAGGGCGTCGCGATGTAGACGAGGTCGATGTCGTCGCGCTTGAGCATCTCGGCACAGGAGTCGGCGGAGCCGCCGAACTCCGCAGGGCGCGGCTTCCCCTTCGCCACCAGCCCGTCGGCGGTGCGCTTCACGCGGTCGGCGCGGATGTCGCACACCGCCGTCACGGTGCAGCCGGGGATGACGGACCAGCCCGTCGTCATTCCGGAACCCCGGTTCCCGAGTCCGATCACACCGACGCGGACGGTCGCGTACGGCTCGAACGGCACGTTGACCATGGACTTCTGGCCGGGCGCGCGACGCGGTGCGGCGGCTCCCGCCAGTGCGGAGGGGGCGGTCGGCGCGGGTGCTGCCGCGGCGCCGGCGGCCGAGCCGATCCCGGCGGCGAGTGCCCCCGTGGCCAGCGTTCCTCCCAGAACCAAACGGCGTGAGACTGCGGGTATTTCGGACATGGCGACAACGCTCCTGTCGTGTGACCGGCATCACTGGCGGCAACGACTCTCGCCGGAATGTCGGTCGCATGTCAATAGGTGTTCGCAGAAGCCGTGTTCTGAGCAAAACCAAGCATCCCGTGAGCGTCGGAGATGCCCGGTTCGCCGGGGGCCCGTTCAGATCACCGGGGGGCGGCCCAGCATCGTCATGCGCCACACCGTGCGCCAGCGCATCGGGCTGCGCGGGCCGCACGGGGTCCGTACCCCCTCGGCGAAGCCGGCCGCCCAGGCCCGCAGCCCTTTCGGTGAGCGGGTCCGTGCCACGGTGAGCAGGGTCCAGGTGCCCAGATAGGCGGGGACCAGGGGCAGGGGCAGGTTGCGGCGGGCCAGCCAGACACGGTTGCGGGCCGTCATCCGGTAGTAGACCGCGTGCCGTGCCGGGGAGGTCTTCGGGTGCTGGAGGAGCAGATCGGGCTCGTAGAGGATCTTCCAGTCCGCGTCCAGCGCCCGCCAGGACAGATCCGTCTCCTCGTGGGTGAAGAAGAACTCGGCGGGCCAGGTGCCGGTCTCCGCGAGCATCTTCATCGAGAACGCGTGGCCGCCGCCCAGGAACGCGGTGACCGGTCCGCGCCGCATGGGGTCGGTGGTGCGCAGCCGGGGCACATGGCGGCGCTGTGTCTCACCGTGCTCGTCCGCGATCCGGAAACCGACGATGCCGAGCCGGGGATCGGAGGCGTAGAGCTCCTGGACCTTGCGGAACACCCCGCTGTCGACCAGCAGTCCGTCGTCGTCCAGCTCGATGACCACGTCCACGTCGCCCAGCTCGGCCAGTCGGCTCAGGGCCACGTTGCGCCCGCCCGGGCAGCCCAGATTCTCGGCGAGCTCGATCGTGGTGACACCGCCCTCGAGACCGGACAGGCCGGGCAGGGTGCTGAAGTCCGGCAGCGGGGAGCCGTTGCCCACGACGACGAGCCGGGTGGGCCGGACGTCCTGCATGGCCACGGACGCGAGCAGCGCCTCGACCTGCTGCGGCCGGTCTCCCATGGTGACGATGGATACGCCGATGCGTGGTTCGGACAAGGGTCGGCACTCCTGGGTTCGGCGACGGGTTAGGTGACGGGTTAGGTGACGGGGCTGCGGTGCGCGTGATCGTAACGCCTCGGGGTTCACCTGTCCGTCGCCGCCCGGCCACCGGAAGGGCGTTCCTCGTTCACGGAGGCGTACATGAGCATGTCCCGGCGCCGCTCGCCCACTCGCTGCCAGCTCCGCAGCAGGCCCTCGCGCCGGAACCCGGCCGCCTCGGCGGTCCGTACCGACCCGGTGATCCACGGTTGCGGGAGGTCACTCAGCTCCCAGGGGCGCAGGACGAAATGGGGTCCCGCGGTCATGCTCGGTACGGTCAGCGGCTGAACCATGTCCGTATCCTGCCGCGACGCGCCCGGTCGGCGGGTGCCGACGCGGGCGCGTCCGGATGATCGGTGACCGGCTCACCCGGCCGGGCTCCGCGTCTCGCGCCGTCCGAGGAGGAACCAGGCGGCCAGGGCGCCGGCCAGGACGAGGGCGGAGTTCACCAGGACGGCCACCGAGACTCCGGACAGCACCGCGTCGGGCCCCGTGGCCCCTCCCATGCGGGCGGTGACGATAGCGCTCATGACCGGGATGCCCAGGGTGATGCCGACCTGCTGGGTCATGGTCGCCAGCCCGGTGGCGAGACCCTGCTCCTCGTCGGGGAGGCCCGAGGTGGCGCTGACCATGAAGCCGACGATCATCAGCATGTTGCCGATGCCGCCGATGAACGTTGCGGCCAGCAGGAGTTGGATCCAGCCGCCCGAGGTTCCGAGCGCCACCAGGGACAGGGTGGCGGCGGCCTGGACGATCCCGCCGAAGGCGATGGTGCGCCGGGTGCCGAAACGGCCCACCGCGCGCCCACCGAGGGTGCCGCCGATCACCGTACCGATGCCCAGGACACCGAAGGCGAGGCCGGTGGCGAGCGGTGAGTATCCGAGGACCTCCTGGAGGTAGAGGGTGAGGAGGAAGACCAGGGAGGTCTCGGTGACGAAGGCGATCAGACCGGTGGTGTTGCCCCAGATCACGCTGCGGCGCTTCAGGATGTGTACGGGGACGAGCGGCGACGCCGCCCGCTTCTCGATGAACCAGAAGCCGACGAGGAGCGCCGCGCCCGCGAGCAGGGCGGCGAGGGTGGCGGGTGTGGTCCAGCCGGTTTCGCCCGCCTGGGTCAGTCCGTAGACGAGGAGCAGCAGTCCGCCGGTGACGGTCGCGGCGCCGGGCACGTCGAGCTTCGGGCGGACGGCGGGGCGCGAGTCCGTGATGACGGCCGGGGCGAGGGCGACGACGAGCGCGGCGACCGGCACGTTGACGAAGAACGCCCAGCGCCAGGAGAGCAGATCGGTGAGCAGTCCGCCGAGGATGGCCCCGGCGGTGAACCCGGCCGACATCAGCGCGCCGTTGAGCCCGAGAGCGCGTTCGCGCAGTCGGCCCTCCTTGAAGGCGGTGGTGAGCAGCGCCAGTCCGGCCGGGGTGACGGCGGCGGTGGCGAGTCCCTGCAGCACCCGCGCGGTGAGGAGGACTTCGGGCGAGTTGGCGAGGCCGCCCAGTGCGGAGGAGAGGCCCAGGAGGACCATGCCGCCGATGAACAGGCGCTTGCGCCCGACGAGATCGGCGATGCGGCCGAAGAGCAGGGTGAATCCCGCGGCGGCGAGGGCGAAGGAGGTGGCGATCCACTGGAGGTGGGAGAGGGAGAAGCCGAGGCCTTCGCCGACGACCGGGAGCGCCACGTTCAGGATGGAGAAGTCCACAGCGATCATGAACTGGGCGCCGAGGAGGAGGGTGAGGACGAGCTTCTGCCGTCCCGTCATGCGAGGGTCGGCTGCTTGCGGGGCCGCAGGTGCGACCGGTGCCGTGCTGGAGATGGACATGGGAGCCCTTTCCTGGGGCGGGACGACTTAATGGTTCCCTGGTTCCGTTAAGGTGGGGGTCACCGTAGCAGGAAAGGGCGCACTAATGGAACTGGAGACCCGTTATGGATGCTGAGGGCGGTGAGCCGGGCATGGTCCGGCCCGGTGGGCGAACGGCCCGGGTGCGGGACGCGGTTCTGCGGGCGGCGGGCGACGCCCTGGCCGAACACGGCTTCGGCGGGCTCGACCTCGCCGATGTCGCGCGACGCGCGGAGGTCGGCAAGACGACGGTCTACCGGCGCTGGTCCACTCCGGCCGGGCTGGTCGCCGACCTGCTCGCGTACATGGCCGACCAGTCCGTACCGCGTACGGACCTGGGTTCGCTCGACCAGGACCTCGCGGCCAACGCCCGACTCGTCGTCAGGACGCTCACCGACCCGCGTCAGGGCGCCCTCTTCACGTCCGTGATCGCGGCGGCGACCTGCGACACGCGTACGGCGAAGGCGCTGCACCGCTTCTACGAGGTGCGCGTCAAGGAGTGGGCGGGCTGCGTCGAGGCAGCGGTCGAGCGCGGTGAACTGCCCGCGGGTACGGACGCGTCCGAGGTGATCCGGGCCGTGTCGGCGCCGCTCTACTACCGGCTGCTGACCGGCGGGGGCGCACTCGACGAAGCCGCCGCCGACCGGGCGGCCGAAGCCGCCGCGGTGGCGGCGAGGGCAGGTGTGTACGTGAGCTGAGGGCCGCGGTGGACAGGGTGTGCCGCGCGGGAGCCCCGGCGCACGGTCAGCCGATGCGCGTACCCGTGCCGGTCACCCGGACGCGGCTGTCGCCGGGGCGCAGCTCCACGGTCAGGGTGCCGGGGCGGCCCATGTCCTCGCCCTGTTGAAGGGTGAGGACCGCGGCCTCCGGGACGAGAGCCAGGTCGCGCGCGTACGCGCCGAAGGCCGCCGCGGCCGCGCCTGTCGCCGGGTCCTCGACCACTCCGCCGACCGGGAACGGGTCGCGTACGTGGAAGACCGCCGGGCCCTCGCGCCACACCAGCTGAATTGTCGTCAGGTCGAGACGGAGCATGAGCGCTTCGAGGCGCGCGAAGTCGTAACTCAGGTCCGCGAGCCGTTCGCGGGTGGCGGCGGCCAGCACGAGGTGCCGGGCGCCCGCGTACGAGATCCGGGGCGGCATGGCCGGGTCCAGATCGGCGGCCGGCCAGTCCAGCGCCGCCAGGGCCTCCGCCAGATCCTCCGGACCGGCCTCCGTGACCTGTGGCTCGACGCTGGTGAGCGTGGCGCGCAGTTCGCCTTCCTCACGGCTGACGGTGACCGGGACCGTACCCGCCCGGGTGGAGAACACCAGGTCGCCCGGACCGTCGCGCTCGGCGAGGGCGATCGCGGTCGCGACGGTGGCGTGACCGCAGAACGGCACCTCGGCCCTGGGGCTGAAGTAGCGGATCGTAAAGGCCCGGCCGTTCGCCTCGGTGAGGAAGGCCGACTCGCTGTAGCCGAGTTCGGCGGCCACGGCGAGCATCGCGGTGTCGTCGAGCCCCGAGGCGTCCAGGACGACGCCCGCGGGGTTGCCGCCCTCGGGGTCGGCCGAGAAGGCGGTGTACCGCAGGATGCCGGCGGCGGAAGCGGAGAGG belongs to Streptomyces finlayi and includes:
- a CDS encoding Gfo/Idh/MocA family protein, with amino-acid sequence MSEIPAVSRRLVLGGTLATGALAAGIGSAAGAAAAPAPTAPSALAGAAAPRRAPGQKSMVNVPFEPYATVRVGVIGLGNRGSGMTTGWSVIPGCTVTAVCDIRADRVKRTADGLVAKGKPRPAEFGGSADSCAEMLKRDDIDLVYIATPWEFHHEQGKAALLSGKHVIVELPVATELDELWDLVDTSERTRKNLMLAENCNYGRNEMAMLKMAHEGLFGDITNGHGGYLHDLRALLFSNTYYTDSWRRLWHTRSTASFYAMHGLAPIAAAMDINRGDRMTTLKATATAPKGLADYRERFVPRSHPSWNETYVNGDLVSCAIETANGRTIRADHDVSSPRPYSRINTLAGSRGIFEDYAGTSTTGGRVYVEPDHGGHSWRDFDTYRKEFDHWLWKKIGDDAANNGGHGGMDYVLQWRTIQLMRAGLVPDIDVYDSAVWCAPVPLSVMSLADKGRPVAVPDFTRGSWVNLRTGLDSRETDMPPVA
- a CDS encoding glycosyltransferase family 2 protein; translated protein: MSEPRIGVSIVTMGDRPQQVEALLASVAMQDVRPTRLVVVGNGSPLPDFSTLPGLSGLEGGVTTIELAENLGCPGGRNVALSRLAELGDVDVVIELDDDGLLVDSGVFRKVQELYASDPRLGIVGFRIADEHGETQRRHVPRLRTTDPMRRGPVTAFLGGGHAFSMKMLAETGTWPAEFFFTHEETDLSWRALDADWKILYEPDLLLQHPKTSPARHAVYYRMTARNRVWLARRNLPLPLVPAYLGTWTLLTVARTRSPKGLRAWAAGFAEGVRTPCGPRSPMRWRTVWRMTMLGRPPVI
- a CDS encoding MFS transporter, with product MSISSTAPVAPAAPQAADPRMTGRQKLVLTLLLGAQFMIAVDFSILNVALPVVGEGLGFSLSHLQWIATSFALAAAGFTLLFGRIADLVGRKRLFIGGMVLLGLSSALGGLANSPEVLLTARVLQGLATAAVTPAGLALLTTAFKEGRLRERALGLNGALMSAGFTAGAILGGLLTDLLSWRWAFFVNVPVAALVVALAPAVITDSRPAVRPKLDVPGAATVTGGLLLLVYGLTQAGETGWTTPATLAALLAGAALLVGFWFIEKRAASPLVPVHILKRRSVIWGNTTGLIAFVTETSLVFLLTLYLQEVLGYSPLATGLAFGVLGIGTVIGGTLGGRAVGRFGTRRTIAFGGIVQAAATLSLVALGTSGGWIQLLLAATFIGGIGNMLMIVGFMVSATSGLPDEEQGLATGLATMTQQVGITLGIPVMSAIVTARMGGATGPDAVLSGVSVAVLVNSALVLAGALAAWFLLGRRETRSPAG
- a CDS encoding TetR/AcrR family transcriptional regulator — its product is MDAEGGEPGMVRPGGRTARVRDAVLRAAGDALAEHGFGGLDLADVARRAEVGKTTVYRRWSTPAGLVADLLAYMADQSVPRTDLGSLDQDLAANARLVVRTLTDPRQGALFTSVIAAATCDTRTAKALHRFYEVRVKEWAGCVEAAVERGELPAGTDASEVIRAVSAPLYYRLLTGGGALDEAAADRAAEAAAVAARAGVYVS
- a CDS encoding PhzF family phenazine biosynthesis protein, translating into MSQRSGTPGLSASAAGILRYTAFSADPEGGNPAGVVLDASGLDDTAMLAVAAELGYSESAFLTEANGRAFTIRYFSPRAEVPFCGHATVATAIALAERDGPGDLVFSTRAGTVPVTVSREEGELRATLTSVEPQVTEAGPEDLAEALAALDWPAADLDPAMPPRISYAGARHLVLAAATRERLADLSYDFARLEALMLRLDLTTIQLVWREGPAVFHVRDPFPVGGVVEDPATGAAAAAFGAYARDLALVPEAAVLTLQQGEDMGRPGTLTVELRPGDSRVRVTGTGTRIG